CCGGCCGCCGTCGCGCCCGAGGAGCGCCATCGTGGCGAGGCCCATAGCGCGGGCCTTCTTAAGCCCTTCGAGGACGCTGGGGGAGTCGCCGCTGGTCGAGATGCCCAGCGCGACGTCTCCGGCGCGTCCGAGGGCCTCGATCTGGCGGCTGAAGACGTGGGCGTAATCCGTGTCGTTGGCGATGCTCGTGAGGGCGGAGGTGTCGGTGGTGAGGGCGAGGGCCGCGAGGCCGCGCCGGTCCTTCCGCTCGAACGTGCCCACGAGCTCGGCAGCGAAGTGCTGGCAGTCGGCGGCGCTGCCGCCGTTTCCGAAGAGGAGAATCTTTCCGCCCTCCCGGAGAGCTTTTTCCATCCGCTCCGCCGCCCGCGCCACATCCGCGGCGTGCGCCTCGAAAAACCCGCGCTGCAACTCCCGGCTCTCGCGGGCCAGCGAAAGAACGCGCTCCGGGGAAGGCGGCATCAATTCGACGAGGAAGGCGGCGGGAGTTTGGCGTCGTCCGTCTTGCCGCCCGGCTCGTCCTGCGCGCCTTCCTTGATGGCCTTCCGGAAGCTCTGAATTCCGCGGCCCAGACTCGCCGCGACGTCGGGAATCTTCTTCGCCCCGAAAAGAAGAAGCACGATGAGCAGTATAAGCAGCAGCTCGGTTACGCCGAGGGATCCAAACATAAGGTAATTCTCCTAAGGGAAACAGGATAGGGGAAGAGGGCGGGGCATGTCAAATAGGGGGTGGTTGCCGGTTCTTTTTAAGGCTATTTTTCGTGAAATTATTCATAAATCAAATCAAACAATTTTTCGGCTCTTTTCTTATCCAGTTCCTTCAAAATCTTGTATTCTTCGAGGGCGTCACCGCGACGATTTAAAATCGAGTAAGTGATACCCAGGTTGAGGTGCGCCTTGGCCAAGTCCGGCTTCAGCAGTATCGCATGCTTGTGGGCTTCAACCTCTTCGGTCCAACGTCCCAGATTGCCGTATGCAGCGCCCAGAACCTCGTGCACCTCTTTCGACTTCGTCGTGATGAGCCCGAGCAAGAACGCTGCGGCCACCACGAATCCCACCGCCGGAAGGTAGGTTCGGTGCTCGTTCACGGGAACGTTCAAGGCAAGGACGCTCGAGGTCGGAAGCAGCGTGACGAAATGCCACAGGATGGCGAAACTGAGCAGGCCCCGGCGGACGCCCTCACGGACTC
The DNA window shown above is from Acidobacteriota bacterium and carries:
- the tatA gene encoding twin-arginine translocase TatA/TatE family subunit — its product is MFGSLGVTELLLILLIVLLLFGAKKIPDVAASLGRGIQSFRKAIKEGAQDEPGGKTDDAKLPPPSSSN
- a CDS encoding SIS domain-containing protein produces the protein MPPSPERVLSLARESRELQRGFFEAHAADVARAAERMEKALREGGKILLFGNGGSAADCQHFAAELVGTFERKDRRGLAALALTTDTSALTSIANDTDYAHVFSRQIEALGRAGDVALGISTSGDSPSVLEGLKKARAMGLATMALLGRDGGRAAPLADATLVVPGTSAARIQETHAVVIHVLCALIEERIEEKI